The Salinibacterium sp. M195 genome includes a window with the following:
- a CDS encoding ABC transporter substrate-binding protein → MKINYALPALLVVTALALTGCVDNSTDTGTDTGGGNLDVGTDAAAIALLPADIKDAGVLVIGIDPTYAPNEYKDDAGNPIGWEVDLGNAMAAKLGLDTQYEPSSFDKIIPSVTGGSYDIGLSSFTDNEEREKVVDFVNYYEAGIQWAQQIGVDVDPANACGMTVTVQTGTYEETDELPAKSQECTDAGNEPIDILKFDTQDEATNALALGRADAMSADSPITQYAVSQVDDKIELAGDSFDTAPYGIVVQKDSELSAALQAALQSLIDDGTYKTILEDWGVFNGAVSSITINAATTS, encoded by the coding sequence ATGAAAATCAATTACGCGCTTCCAGCATTGCTTGTTGTCACCGCCCTCGCATTGACGGGTTGTGTTGACAACAGCACAGACACAGGCACCGACACCGGCGGCGGCAATCTAGATGTAGGAACAGACGCTGCAGCCATTGCTCTGCTGCCAGCCGACATCAAAGACGCCGGCGTGCTTGTCATTGGCATCGACCCGACCTATGCCCCCAACGAGTACAAGGACGATGCGGGAAACCCCATCGGGTGGGAGGTTGACCTGGGCAACGCCATGGCAGCCAAACTTGGTCTCGATACTCAGTACGAGCCATCCAGCTTCGACAAGATCATCCCCAGCGTCACGGGCGGTAGCTACGACATCGGGCTTTCCTCGTTCACCGACAACGAAGAGCGCGAGAAAGTTGTCGACTTCGTCAACTACTACGAGGCCGGCATCCAGTGGGCCCAGCAGATCGGCGTCGACGTCGACCCCGCTAATGCGTGTGGCATGACTGTAACCGTGCAAACGGGAACATACGAAGAAACCGATGAGCTGCCCGCGAAGTCGCAGGAATGCACGGATGCTGGAAACGAGCCCATCGATATCCTCAAGTTCGATACTCAAGACGAAGCCACTAACGCTCTCGCCTTGGGCCGCGCCGACGCCATGAGCGCTGACTCACCCATCACGCAGTACGCGGTGAGCCAGGTTGACGACAAGATTGAACTCGCGGGTGACTCGTTCGACACCGCACCATATGGCATTGTCGTGCAAAAGGATTCAGAGCTCTCTGCGGCACTCCAGGCTGCACTCCAGTCGTTGATTGATGACGGCACCTACAAGACGATCCTCGAAGACTGGGGCGTCTTCAACGGCGCTGTCTCGTCGATCACCATCAACGCGGCAACCACTAGCTAG
- a CDS encoding GNAT family N-acetyltransferase, producing the protein MSLTIEWVEWLDPRAVQQRAAMNVETTAMYADRQEALDDAGRAAVNAALTVPPSDITHTLLVLDDDVVIGHAALRPFGKSFEVKKVFVDSAHRGKGAARRLMNELEGAARETKAASLVLQTGHVQVPAMALYESLGYERIDAFGAYAAIPFGICYEKNLSTVQVGNLS; encoded by the coding sequence GTGAGCCTGACGATTGAATGGGTCGAGTGGCTAGACCCACGCGCTGTCCAGCAACGCGCGGCGATGAATGTCGAGACGACGGCGATGTACGCCGATCGTCAAGAAGCACTCGATGATGCCGGTCGCGCCGCAGTCAACGCTGCGCTGACGGTTCCGCCGAGTGACATCACCCACACACTGTTGGTTCTAGACGACGATGTCGTCATCGGCCATGCAGCATTGCGTCCTTTTGGAAAATCATTTGAGGTCAAAAAAGTTTTCGTGGATTCTGCTCATCGCGGAAAGGGGGCTGCCCGTCGTCTCATGAACGAGCTTGAGGGCGCCGCTCGAGAAACGAAAGCAGCCTCGCTCGTCCTGCAGACTGGTCACGTTCAGGTGCCGGCGATGGCGCTATATGAGAGCCTTGGATACGAACGTATTGACGCTTTCGGCGCCTACGCGGCGATCCCCTTTGGCATCTGTTACGAGAAAAATTTGTCAACCGTTCAGGTGGGCAACCTAAGCTGA